In Elusimicrobiota bacterium, one DNA window encodes the following:
- a CDS encoding Gfo/Idh/MocA family oxidoreductase codes for MAVNTGKLKVVLLGCGGIMGAHMKRIKTLPDINIAGLCDVKEETVKSFYTKHLTDTAHKPQYFTDPGKMYAELKPAAVFIATPHTQHYTQCVQALEAGCHVFVEKPMVTSLTDAYDLEKKVRETGKILVIGYNTPCSGKFFYLRSLIRENKFGKLELVNGFISQGWMRATTGMWRQEPSLSGGGQAYDSGAHLFNSLCWSVESDVDEVFAFVDNHGTKVDINSVCSIKFANGVLANITIGGNCPAPAGRFMTFIFDNGRVEIDGWGAGWIRVWDGDKPVETPPITPEMEAGHVTVNFVNSILGKAQPRTSPRNGIIQSQLMDAIYESQRTGKTARPQRG; via the coding sequence ATGGCTGTAAACACGGGAAAGTTGAAAGTAGTATTACTCGGTTGCGGGGGTATTATGGGCGCGCATATGAAACGGATAAAAACCCTACCTGATATCAATATTGCCGGTTTGTGCGATGTTAAAGAAGAAACTGTGAAGAGTTTTTATACTAAACATTTAACGGATACTGCGCATAAACCGCAATACTTTACTGATCCCGGAAAAATGTATGCCGAGTTAAAACCGGCCGCTGTGTTTATAGCTACCCCGCATACTCAACATTACACACAATGCGTGCAGGCGTTAGAAGCCGGATGTCATGTATTCGTAGAGAAACCCATGGTAACCTCTCTTACTGATGCGTATGACCTGGAGAAAAAGGTGAGGGAAACCGGTAAAATCCTTGTCATCGGATACAATACTCCATGCAGCGGTAAGTTTTTCTATTTACGTTCACTCATCCGTGAAAATAAGTTTGGCAAGCTCGAGCTAGTGAATGGCTTTATCTCGCAGGGCTGGATGAGGGCAACAACCGGTATGTGGAGACAAGAACCGTCTCTTTCAGGCGGGGGACAGGCGTACGATTCCGGTGCGCATTTATTCAATAGCCTGTGCTGGTCAGTGGAATCCGATGTAGACGAAGTGTTTGCTTTTGTTGATAACCACGGCACTAAGGTGGATATCAATAGTGTATGTTCTATAAAGTTTGCAAATGGCGTGCTTGCAAACATTACTATCGGCGGTAACTGCCCCGCCCCAGCGGGAAGGTTTATGACATTCATTTTTGATAATGGCCGTGTGGAAATTGACGGGTGGGGTGCCGGGTGGATACGAGTATGGGACGGAGATAAACCGGTAGAAACCCCGCCGATAACACCTGAGATGGAAGCTGGGCACGTGACAGTAAATTTTGTGAACTCTATCCTTGGAAAAGCACAACCGCGGACGTCACCGAGGAACGGTATTATCCAAAGCCAGTTAATGGACGCTATTTACGAATCCCAGCGTACTGGCAAAACCGCACGGCCACAACGCGGGTAA
- a CDS encoding right-handed parallel beta-helix repeat-containing protein, which yields MKNKLKQIWLLATIIIFFLSETKGFAIMNDMINVCDVGAKGDGLTDDTTAFIDAVVKGQTEGKHVYVPRGRYVISKTINLKNIVLSGPDGGAWPSDIESLPSILPVHTDSPAFNLSAGSSLRGIDISYPKPGKAVKEIKPRPAAIVVSGIGVFISNLRIRYAWDGIIADGKSNVGRLNIENVFMAGIQNIGVRMTGTWDVPHLSNIEVWNSGNNQFVLQNGTGFLLGRNDLMRMTDCFAYGMRYGFLFQDSIDDCKIKGGTWGVMNGCSSDFCINGIVIQGSHRLSISGGLFMNHKECLVIDSTKAKIRVSCCELKTNGAPAVYVKNTAHLLLNGCTIMRDMKAHKFPAVLLEGGDTVLTGNSIESTYTGIEIKPGVRNVLIQGNIIQAPENIQVVIDKNTESKVVSTNNITRSPKYLPSTEPATQE from the coding sequence ATGAAAAACAAATTAAAACAAATCTGGTTACTGGCAACAATTATAATATTTTTCTTATCCGAAACGAAAGGATTTGCGATAATGAATGATATGATCAACGTCTGCGATGTTGGCGCAAAGGGTGATGGATTGACCGACGATACCACAGCGTTTATCGACGCTGTAGTAAAAGGACAAACCGAGGGGAAACACGTATATGTCCCTCGCGGTAGGTATGTTATCTCAAAAACAATTAATCTAAAAAATATTGTACTAAGCGGTCCGGACGGCGGTGCGTGGCCTTCTGATATTGAGTCCTTACCGTCAATCCTACCTGTGCATACAGACAGCCCGGCATTTAATCTCTCCGCTGGAAGTTCGTTACGCGGTATTGATATTTCGTATCCAAAACCAGGTAAGGCAGTTAAGGAGATAAAACCCCGACCCGCAGCAATCGTTGTTAGTGGTATTGGTGTGTTTATCAGCAACCTGCGGATACGTTACGCATGGGATGGTATCATTGCAGATGGAAAAAGTAATGTCGGACGGTTAAACATTGAAAACGTGTTTATGGCAGGAATCCAGAATATTGGCGTACGGATGACCGGCACGTGGGATGTTCCTCATTTAAGTAATATTGAAGTATGGAATAGCGGTAATAATCAATTCGTACTGCAAAACGGTACCGGCTTTCTTCTTGGCAGGAACGATCTTATGCGGATGACAGACTGTTTTGCGTACGGTATGCGGTACGGTTTTTTGTTTCAGGATAGTATTGATGACTGCAAAATCAAGGGGGGCACCTGGGGCGTGATGAACGGCTGTTCTTCCGACTTTTGTATTAATGGCATAGTTATCCAGGGCTCACACCGATTGTCGATCAGTGGCGGGTTGTTTATGAATCACAAAGAATGTTTGGTTATTGACAGCACAAAAGCTAAAATCCGGGTTTCGTGTTGCGAACTAAAAACTAACGGCGCACCGGCCGTATACGTTAAAAATACCGCGCATTTATTGTTAAACGGCTGTACTATCATGCGTGATATGAAAGCACATAAGTTTCCCGCTGTACTGCTTGAAGGGGGAGATACGGTTTTAACCGGGAATAGTATTGAGTCAACATATACAGGGATTGAAATTAAGCCCGGCGTGCGTAACGTCCTTATCCAGGGGAATATTATACAAGCACCTGAAAATATACAGGTGGTGATAGACAAAAACACGGAATCTAAAGTAGTCAGTACGAACAATATAACTCGTTCACCGAAATATTTGCCTTCTACAGAACCGGCTACGCAAGAATAA
- a CDS encoding Ig-like domain-containing protein produces MKITFKILQILSIAVFGTTLFCPTIFAYDFVYGPGLGFDTKANIPVGEAGRKTAIRFKAITPSTVTYVRWVQRGGPVYSLGTGGTITVSLQADDGSGHPSGTSLASGTWAGGNPGGHWETYVNTSLTGSPTLTVGNFYYIVFTNPSTSNYISINHVYCYNYITPRQPMWADADFGILDTTGAWGSIEGGYTPVCDITYGNGLHSGNAYYEAMIDRYTTIGGSGNGKARELFTVSGGSRTVTGAYVRVRRTSGTDPLYVALAQDGVILDEFTIAASGVPITAPGGDDGGAVWVGDDFPSSHTLANGSTYTLTLSAAVSTIYTTHPVRSGSDKGFNSWSFPDGRGQKATDGVSWVEMYDWSHADMQCYFTTSIVISSNTLPIVSIISPIHGSTVATTVEITAIANDDNGISKVIFYIDGISKSTDTTAPYSWSWDTTQYSNGAHTLKVVAYNTTGQTAAIQNVVTVNNTVVVDDPPTVSIVSPVNGPPVSATVSIAANASDDKGISRVIFYIDEISKSTDTTTPFSWSWDTTQYINGSHKIKVIAYDTINQTANAEITVVKLSSGSAAGTGSITGCVYNVTTLQKVVGTTCTLAGLQNGTTVTDNNGQYSFTGLVAGTYTITATATEYDPQMQVKYISTTQMLNNIFLTPTGSGLRISGYIQKDGIGVNGIQVNWAASQQSDTRVTDSNGYYEFNGLISTNCMITISTTGYTPADHVYGPLTQNQDNQNFTKFTATVSCTADFTAAIVTGDKPLTVQFIDSSTGTITSWDWSFGDDSSSIKRNPAHTYNSTGTFTVTLTVSGPGGTNIKTKVNYITVTSPALPTLVVVANRVSENEAVVWNNMIEPGKDNAKIVFNLGSDSAVKIRVYNILGELVKEYDEKRYSSGVNQESWDGKDSDNTTLPSGLYLVHIKTSSWEKVCRIIIKRR; encoded by the coding sequence ATGAAAATAACATTTAAAATTTTACAAATCTTGTCAATAGCAGTATTTGGAACTACACTTTTTTGTCCTACTATTTTTGCATACGATTTCGTATATGGTCCGGGCCTTGGTTTTGATACCAAGGCCAACATTCCTGTCGGTGAGGCCGGGCGGAAGACTGCGATCAGGTTCAAAGCCATTACACCGTCTACTGTTACCTATGTGCGCTGGGTACAACGCGGCGGGCCGGTTTATTCTTTAGGGACAGGTGGAACGATAACGGTTAGTCTCCAGGCCGACGACGGCAGTGGCCATCCCTCGGGAACAAGCCTTGCGTCTGGAACATGGGCTGGAGGAAACCCGGGGGGGCATTGGGAGACTTACGTCAACACATCCTTGACCGGATCTCCAACGCTTACGGTTGGTAATTTTTACTATATCGTATTTACTAATCCAAGTACTAGCAATTACATATCTATCAATCACGTATACTGTTACAACTACATCACTCCACGTCAGCCGATGTGGGCAGATGCAGACTTTGGAATTCTGGACACGACTGGCGCATGGGGTTCGATTGAGGGGGGCTACACCCCGGTTTGTGACATTACCTATGGTAACGGCCTTCACAGCGGAAATGCCTATTATGAAGCAATGATTGACCGTTATACCACCATCGGTGGATCTGGCAACGGAAAGGCCAGAGAACTCTTTACGGTGTCGGGTGGAAGCCGCACGGTCACGGGCGCTTATGTAAGGGTTCGGCGCACTTCTGGAACCGACCCTCTATATGTTGCCTTGGCCCAAGATGGCGTTATTCTTGATGAGTTTACAATCGCGGCCAGTGGCGTTCCTATTACGGCCCCCGGTGGGGACGACGGCGGGGCCGTGTGGGTCGGAGACGACTTCCCCAGCTCTCACACCCTTGCCAATGGTTCCACATATACCCTAACGCTCTCTGCCGCAGTGAGTACGATTTACACTACCCATCCCGTTCGCTCTGGCTCGGACAAAGGGTTCAATAGCTGGTCATTCCCTGACGGTCGGGGACAAAAGGCGACAGACGGCGTGAGTTGGGTAGAGATGTACGATTGGAGTCATGCCGATATGCAGTGCTACTTCACCACATCAATAGTAATAAGTTCAAATACCCTGCCTATAGTATCTATTATTTCGCCAATACATGGTTCTACAGTGGCAACAACAGTAGAGATAACAGCGATAGCAAACGATGATAATGGAATTAGCAAAGTAATATTTTATATAGACGGAATCTCAAAATCTACTGACACAACCGCTCCATACAGTTGGAGTTGGGATACAACACAGTACAGTAATGGTGCGCATACATTAAAAGTAGTAGCGTATAATACTACTGGACAGACAGCAGCAATACAAAACGTGGTTACTGTAAACAACACTGTTGTAGTAGACGACCCGCCTACTGTTTCCATTGTTTCACCGGTAAACGGGCCACCAGTTTCTGCAACAGTATCAATCGCAGCAAACGCAAGCGATGACAAAGGAATCAGTAGGGTAATATTCTATATAGATGAAATATCTAAATCTACCGACACAACTACACCGTTTAGCTGGAGTTGGGACACTACACAATATATTAACGGATCACATAAGATAAAAGTTATTGCATACGATACAATAAACCAAACTGCAAATGCCGAGATAACAGTAGTTAAACTCAGCAGCGGTAGTGCGGCTGGTACGGGAAGTATAACCGGGTGTGTGTACAACGTAACAACATTACAAAAAGTTGTTGGCACTACATGCACGCTTGCCGGGCTACAGAACGGTACCACAGTTACCGACAATAACGGACAATATAGTTTCACAGGTTTAGTGGCAGGGACGTACACGATAACAGCAACAGCAACGGAGTACGACCCACAAATGCAAGTAAAGTATATCAGTACAACACAAATGCTTAACAATATTTTTTTAACGCCTACTGGCAGCGGGTTACGCATAAGCGGGTACATACAAAAAGATGGAATTGGAGTAAACGGGATACAGGTAAACTGGGCCGCAAGCCAACAATCTGATACCCGGGTAACTGATAGTAACGGATACTACGAGTTCAACGGGTTAATATCTACAAACTGTATGATAACAATATCTACTACGGGGTACACACCAGCTGATCATGTGTATGGCCCGTTAACCCAAAATCAGGATAATCAGAATTTTACCAAATTCACAGCAACAGTATCGTGCACTGCCGATTTTACGGCCGCCATAGTTACCGGCGACAAACCATTAACGGTACAGTTCATAGACAGTTCTACCGGCACAATTACGAGTTGGGACTGGAGCTTTGGCGACGATAGCAGCAGCATAAAGCGTAATCCGGCACACACATACAACAGTACGGGCACGTTTACGGTTACGTTGACAGTCTCAGGGCCCGGTGGGACGAATATTAAAACGAAAGTAAACTATATAACAGTAACATCACCAGCACTCCCGACGCTGGTAGTGGTGGCAAATCGTGTGTCAGAAAACGAAGCGGTTGTGTGGAACAACATGATAGAACCGGGTAAAGATAATGCGAAGATAGTGTTTAACCTGGGTAGCGATAGCGCAGTAAAAATCCGGGTATACAATATATTAGGCGAACTTGTGAAAGAGTATGACGAAAAACGATATTCCTCCGGAGTTAATCAAGAGTCGTGGGACGGGAAAGATAGTGATAACACTACGTTACCTTCAGGGTTATATTTAGTGCATATAAAAACTAGCTCTTGGGAAAAAGTTTGTCGTATAATAATCAAACGGAGATAA
- a CDS encoding FAD-dependent oxidoreductase — MKLLNVLALSRFALSFLIIAAVRSPVLVAGENKQSELLVETESFQTKGGWVVDPQFVEQMGSPYLLAHGLGISVANAKTEVRFPSTGKFFVWAHTKNWAPGQWDAPGRFKLIINGVELPTVLGTAEKDNWFWQYAGEVEIKDIAAKIELADLTGFDGRCDAIYFCTTKQAPPENLKELLVWRNALIPGIQNIEIHNEYDVVIIGGGIAGCAAAIAAAEQGLNVALIHDRPVLGGNASEEVRVHTSGITGNADRIISGLNTKDWKNGSPQAKQDDLKRHKTVESHKNIHLYLNYRAFAVDTYSNTIKSVDAKHVESGKPVRFVSPFFIDCTGDGWIGYWAGAEYMYGREPAAKYNESWDVQGDFWSPVEGDNRVMGSSLLWRSTDTINPAQFPDVPWATIIAGTNTAVKGDWNYEYSSNDVHQVDDAEFIRDHLLRGIYGTFSNAKKVPVNANRKLEWVGYILGKRESRRLVGDYIFTFNDIRELREFPDTVVIERRPVDVHHQRILKDPAYPDFLSKAVFFKVKQYNVPYRSLYSKNITNLFMAGRCFSCTHIALGGPRVMNTTGQMGVAVGYAASLCKKYKTTPRGIYQQYIEELKTLISKN; from the coding sequence ATGAAATTATTAAATGTGTTAGCGTTAAGCCGCTTTGCTCTTAGTTTCCTAATTATTGCAGCGGTGCGCTCTCCGGTCTTGGTCGCGGGGGAGAACAAACAAAGCGAACTTCTGGTTGAAACAGAAAGTTTTCAAACCAAAGGCGGGTGGGTGGTTGACCCGCAGTTTGTTGAACAAATGGGTTCTCCTTACCTTTTAGCTCACGGGTTGGGTATATCGGTAGCAAATGCGAAGACTGAAGTCAGGTTTCCTTCCACCGGCAAGTTTTTCGTGTGGGCACACACAAAAAACTGGGCACCTGGGCAGTGGGACGCGCCGGGACGGTTCAAACTTATCATCAACGGTGTTGAACTCCCAACTGTACTGGGCACTGCGGAAAAAGATAACTGGTTCTGGCAGTACGCCGGCGAAGTTGAGATCAAAGACATCGCAGCAAAAATTGAGCTAGCAGACTTAACCGGTTTTGACGGGCGGTGTGACGCAATCTATTTTTGCACAACAAAACAAGCTCCACCGGAGAATTTAAAAGAACTATTGGTTTGGCGGAACGCGTTGATCCCGGGTATACAGAACATTGAAATACATAACGAATACGACGTTGTTATCATTGGCGGCGGAATCGCGGGCTGTGCCGCAGCGATTGCTGCTGCGGAACAAGGGCTTAACGTTGCGCTGATACACGACCGCCCGGTGCTCGGGGGTAACGCCAGTGAAGAAGTGCGGGTACACACTTCCGGAATTACCGGTAACGCTGACCGAATTATATCCGGACTAAACACAAAAGACTGGAAAAACGGTTCGCCACAGGCAAAACAAGACGACCTCAAACGCCATAAAACCGTTGAGTCACACAAAAACATACATTTATACCTCAACTACCGCGCGTTTGCAGTTGATACATACAGTAATACTATTAAGTCCGTTGATGCTAAACATGTTGAATCTGGGAAACCCGTACGTTTTGTATCACCATTTTTTATTGACTGCACCGGCGACGGATGGATTGGTTACTGGGCGGGTGCGGAATATATGTACGGCCGTGAACCCGCAGCGAAGTATAACGAATCGTGGGATGTACAAGGCGATTTCTGGAGCCCCGTAGAAGGCGATAACCGTGTAATGGGCTCATCGCTTCTCTGGCGGTCGACTGACACTATAAATCCAGCACAGTTTCCGGATGTTCCATGGGCAACCATTATTGCAGGAACTAATACAGCGGTAAAGGGCGATTGGAATTACGAATATTCGAGTAATGATGTTCACCAGGTTGACGACGCGGAGTTTATAAGAGACCATTTGTTACGCGGTATCTACGGCACATTTTCTAACGCAAAAAAGGTGCCCGTTAACGCTAACCGCAAACTCGAATGGGTTGGGTATATTCTAGGCAAACGCGAATCACGCAGGCTAGTGGGGGATTATATTTTTACGTTTAACGACATCCGCGAACTACGCGAGTTCCCTGATACTGTAGTTATAGAAAGACGGCCGGTTGACGTGCATCACCAGAGAATACTGAAGGACCCAGCATACCCCGATTTTTTGTCAAAAGCGGTATTTTTCAAAGTTAAACAGTATAACGTCCCGTACCGGAGTTTGTATTCAAAAAATATTACCAACCTCTTTATGGCAGGACGGTGTTTCAGTTGTACGCATATCGCGCTTGGCGGGCCAAGAGTAATGAATACAACCGGGCAGATGGGAGTAGCGGTAGGATATGCCGCGTCGTTGTGCAAAAAATATAAGACCACTCCCCGCGGAATATACCAACAATATATTGAAGAACTCAAAACGCTGATCAGTAAAAACTAG
- a CDS encoding sugar phosphate isomerase/epimerase: MANTQVALQMYTLRNFLKTPEDIAVTMKKVSKIGYKAVQLSGLGPIDAKELKNILDGEGLYACSSHYGIDAFEKEYDKTVEDHKLWGTKLTAVPMMPVTLWNEEGFKSFAPRLNVIGEKLHKDGIILGYHNHNFELERFNGKTGLQILFELTNPKYVTAEIDTYWITAGGGDPAAWIRKFPNRSPQVHLKDMTMRIKDKARSQVMAEIGEGNLNWPEILNACKTVGVEWYIIEQDACERDPFESVAISLKNVNAMGLK, from the coding sequence ATGGCAAACACACAAGTTGCGTTACAGATGTACACGCTAAGAAACTTTTTGAAGACACCGGAAGATATTGCTGTTACGATGAAGAAAGTAAGTAAAATCGGGTACAAAGCCGTCCAACTATCCGGTCTTGGCCCGATTGATGCGAAAGAACTCAAAAATATCCTTGACGGAGAAGGATTATACGCATGTTCGTCACACTACGGCATTGATGCGTTTGAGAAAGAGTACGACAAAACCGTAGAAGACCATAAACTATGGGGTACAAAATTAACTGCGGTACCGATGATGCCGGTTACATTATGGAATGAAGAAGGATTCAAAAGTTTCGCTCCGCGGTTAAACGTTATTGGCGAAAAACTGCATAAAGACGGTATTATCCTGGGGTATCATAATCATAACTTTGAACTTGAGCGTTTTAACGGGAAAACCGGGCTTCAGATATTGTTTGAGCTTACAAACCCGAAATATGTTACCGCTGAAATTGATACCTACTGGATTACAGCCGGAGGCGGCGATCCCGCTGCGTGGATACGCAAGTTTCCTAATCGCAGCCCGCAGGTACATTTAAAAGACATGACTATGCGGATAAAAGATAAAGCGCGGAGTCAGGTAATGGCAGAAATCGGGGAAGGTAACCTTAACTGGCCGGAAATTCTTAACGCGTGCAAAACTGTTGGTGTGGAATGGTATATCATTGAACAGGACGCCTGTGAACGCGACCCGTTTGAAAGCGTGGCAATAAGTTTAAAAAACGTCAACGCGATGGGTTTGAAATAA
- a CDS encoding MATE family efflux transporter, which yields MQDFTKGSVLKQLTMFSIPMLLANFFQAIYSIIAGIWVGRLIGHEAFAAVSTTMPVVFLVVSAIIGLAVATNILVGQAFGANDNKYLAKVLTNSFISTGALCLMLSILGMIFTRQLLRLVNVPENIENLAYIFLFISFAGMPLQFIYNWFSGILRGLGDAKTPLYLIIVSTVLNIVLAPLFILGLGPLPKLGLAGAAISGIVATIIMLFIAYYFVLQKHVLLNITKWDYALDYSIIKKIFVIGIPASLQMVITSLSAILVVSLVNSFGVNTTAAYGIGVQLNQLTFMPSMAIGMAISSIAAQNIGAGLYTRVRETTRLSVLFSVGFALFFFVIIFSFPKTIASMFTTDAEVLAKTEYFLRIVSFNYFAFSIMFALQGVVRAAGDTMYMLIFSIAGIIITQYPLAYYLSQHTPLKENGIWISMAISPLVGLSLNYWYYKSGRWQKQIISNPSR from the coding sequence ATGCAGGATTTTACTAAGGGCAGTGTGTTAAAACAGTTAACCATGTTTTCTATCCCTATGCTACTCGCAAACTTTTTTCAGGCGATCTACTCAATAATTGCCGGGATCTGGGTTGGGAGGTTAATCGGACATGAAGCATTTGCTGCGGTGTCTACTACCATGCCGGTAGTGTTCCTGGTAGTCTCCGCAATTATCGGGCTGGCAGTGGCTACAAATATACTCGTAGGGCAGGCGTTTGGTGCGAATGATAATAAGTACCTCGCTAAAGTGTTGACCAACTCGTTTATCAGTACCGGAGCTTTGTGTTTAATGCTTTCCATCCTTGGCATGATATTTACCCGTCAATTACTACGCCTTGTAAATGTACCTGAAAATATTGAAAACCTGGCATATATATTTTTGTTTATTTCTTTTGCTGGAATGCCGTTACAGTTTATCTACAACTGGTTCAGCGGAATCCTCCGCGGGCTGGGCGACGCAAAAACGCCGTTGTATCTTATTATTGTTTCAACAGTATTAAACATCGTATTAGCTCCATTGTTTATCCTCGGGCTCGGGCCTCTTCCAAAACTTGGCTTAGCAGGTGCGGCGATATCCGGGATCGTAGCTACTATAATAATGTTATTTATTGCATACTATTTTGTTCTGCAAAAACATGTGTTGCTTAATATCACAAAATGGGACTACGCACTGGATTATAGTATTATCAAAAAAATATTTGTAATAGGCATCCCCGCGTCATTACAGATGGTTATCACATCCTTAAGTGCGATACTCGTAGTATCACTGGTAAATTCGTTCGGGGTAAATACTACAGCGGCGTACGGTATCGGTGTACAGCTTAATCAGTTAACCTTTATGCCGTCAATGGCAATTGGTATGGCAATATCGTCGATAGCTGCACAAAATATCGGTGCCGGGTTGTATACCCGAGTACGGGAAACCACTAGGTTGTCAGTATTGTTTTCGGTTGGATTTGCATTATTCTTTTTTGTGATAATCTTTTCGTTCCCGAAAACTATTGCGTCAATGTTTACCACAGACGCTGAAGTCCTGGCAAAAACAGAATATTTTCTGCGGATAGTAAGTTTTAACTACTTCGCGTTTTCTATTATGTTCGCTTTACAAGGCGTTGTCCGTGCAGCAGGAGATACGATGTATATGCTTATATTTTCTATTGCAGGAATAATCATTACACAATACCCGCTGGCGTATTACCTATCTCAACACACGCCGTTAAAAGAAAACGGTATATGGATATCAATGGCAATCAGCCCACTGGTCGGGTTATCCCTTAATTATTGGTACTACAAATCAGGCCGCTGGCAAAAACAGATTATTTCAAACCCATCGCGTTGA